AGTATCAATGAGCAGAAAAGGCAACTGCTATGATAATGCCCCCATGGAGAGCTTCTGGGGAACATTGAAGAACGAACTTGTCTATCATCGTCATTATACCACAAGGAAACAGGCAATCAGGGGTCAGTATGCCCGGCGCGTTTAGTCCTTCACACATTAAATCATTCTCCTTCAAATCGGGCTAGATTACAACCGTAAAATTGTGGGAAATAACCGTTGTTTATTTTCTTTGTATTATTTCCCGGGTACCATTGCAGGATAGGAACTTTGTACACGCCCAGAGTTCTTTTACATCATTAACTCCTTTTGATGTCTTTTTCAAGACCATATCTGATCCGCATTTCGGACACATTATTCTTTTCTGTGATTTGCTGGTAGAGTCCTTAGCTGGCGATCCTTTTGATTTAACTTCTTGAGCTTTGTTTATAAGCTGAACCAGCATTTTACCATCAATCATTTGTATAGGCTTCCCCCGGGCAAAATCGTTAGCTTCATTTGTAAAATATCCACTTGACATTATATGAACCTCATTTGCCTTCTCGGCATTAAGTAATCCAAACATCTCTCGAACTGTTTTTACACCGATCTTATAAGCTTTCCAGTGTTTACACTGAACCAATATTGTTTCTCCATCTTTTTTTGCAATGATGTCTATACCTCCATCAGCTCCCAGATTTGTGTTTCCTTCAATAGAATAACCGTCACGTCTGTATACTTCGCCAATCAGATCTTCAAAGCTGCGCCATGACAAATTGCGAATGCTGTTAATGTCTGTCTGTCCTTTTAACAACTCCCCTCTTCTCCAAGCCTGTAATGCAGATATAGCTCCAAGAACAAGAAAGAAAATGGCAACCCATATTGCAAATGATGAAAGGCCTGTCGCAATGCCTGTAAAAAAAGGCTACCTCTCAACATTGCGGGCACAATGAATTTCATGCCGATGAACACGACAAAGGCCACAATAACACTTACCCACCATGGTGACTCTATAAGCATTTCAGGTAAACTTTTATTTTTCCTTGGCATTTTATCATTTACCCCACTATATTTTCTGGATTTAAAAATAAATATATCCGTTTGAGAATTGATTGTCAATTAAGCGGCAAATTGTAGTGGAGGATCAGTTTAATTCTTTTTAACTGGCGGTTGTGATGATCTGTATATTATATGAAAGAATACGACATATAATATGGCATAATACAAAGCGTGAGCTTCGCTGTTTCCAAAGGCAAGGATTACCTCATGAAAGCTGCTACGATACTAAAAAGACTGTTTGTGTTTGTTTCAGGAAGAATTTTGTGCTTCAGGCAGAAACCACGCAGTATGCATTATGGAAAAATCATCGCAACCTTAACCCTGATATTTTTCACCTGACCAAGGACTTGTTTGCATGAATGCTCATTCGCCTGTTCTTGCTGTCTCCGAAGAATGTATAGCGGTGGTTTTAACATGTAATGAGCCTGCTTCAGGATTTGCTGCCGCTTCTGCTGCTGCCTTGCCTGTGCTGTCCGCTGTCCTGCGCTATTTTCCGAGAGGACGGTCCGAGAGCAGATATTTCAGAAACTGCACTGCAAGGTCGGTGGATGAGACCCATCTATCGCTATTGCCGGCATCATCTTTCCATGATTCGCGGGCTTCGGGATGGGGGCCGCAGACAGCGACTCTGCCCTTTCCATAGGTGGACATCAGCGCCGCAACGCTGCCGTCACCATAGGTTGCAACTACATGCACAGTCTCCTGTGTCTTTGTGAGACGGAAATCCGGACCAGCCTTGAAGAACATGGGACGCATCTTCCCCAGCCATTTGACAGGCAGGATTTTTGCTTCAAAGCTGTCCTGAAAAACCTTCGCTTCTGCGGGAATTATGCCGAAACCCTTCATATATTCCGAGCCTTCTTTCCATCCGGTGGAAGCCATGAAGCCTCCCCCGCAGATCCCAAGGTAACGGCCCCCTTTGCGCAAATATTCTTTTATTGAGGTAACGACTTTCGGCGTGAATGCTTTTACCATGGGGCCCATGTCGTCCTCTGTGCCCCCGATTATAAAAACAGCCGCATTATCAAGGAGGCGCGGAATATCCCCCGGAATTGAGACAAACCTGACTTTTAAACCGGCGTTCTTTGCAATTGCCGCTACGGCTTCGGGGCAATCCTCGGCTGAGACCGGACCATTATAAACCAACGCATATTTGTCAGAACCGCCATTGTTCTGACCTGGCAAACCTACAGTGTCAGCAGATGATATTGAAGACATATTGAATAAAATGGCACTGAAAACAAGGGAAAATATCCGAATTCTTCTGAACATATTTGTTCCTCCGTACGTTTTTCTAATATCCCCTCATGAATGTTTGCGCACGAACCATGTGAGCACGACTGCTATGAGAGTTGCCGCGGTAATTGCTTCGGCCCAGAAAAAAGACATATAATCGGCAAGACATCCGATGGGCGGGGCGCCCGGCATAGCGTTTCTGAGCGGCACCAGGGCAAAGAGCATTCCTCCCAGCCAACCTAACATGCTCATCTCAATCCTCCTGCCCAACACGACCACGGCAAATCCGGCCAGGAAAGCCACAAGAGTCAAGAGGCCGATCAGGACCATGATGAAAACGGCAAATCCGAGGGAAGATTGTGATCGTTCCACGTTAAAGGTGATTTCAGCTATAGAGAAACCCCGATCTTTCTGCTTAAGCTCCTTTGTTTCAATTTTAAACCCTGTAACATCCTGTCTCAGGTCCAGCGAGAATGGTACGGCATTCCAGGAAAGAGATTTGCTTTTGCTTTCCTTCTGGGAAGCGATACAGACCCAAAGCAATCCCGTATAACGATCCCAGGCAAAAAAGCCGCCTTAACACCATCTATTTTGAGAAAAACAATAACATGTATACAAGTTTTTGTTGATTACCAAAGCACTTTGTTTTATAACTTTTCTATAACAAAACATTAAATAAATTAAGGGGGTATGAAATGAGAAAAGCTTTCCATGTTTCCATTTGTTTTATGTTCGTTTGTGGCTTTCTCGCGATATTTTCACCGGCATTTTCTGCTGATACCATAAAAGTAGGCATTGTTGATTCCTATACCGGGCCACCGACGGCATATACAATGGATGTACTTGACGGTTTCAGGCTTGCCGTTGATAAGATCAACGCCAAAGGCGGCGTGCTCGGGAAGAAGATCGAATATGCCACACGCGATGAGAAGTTCAAACCGGACATCGGGTTGGCAATGGCGAAAGAGCTTGTTATGAAGGAAAAAGTGGATATTCTCATGGGTACAATAAATAGCGGCACCGCCCTTAACGTATCAAGCTTTGCAAAAAAAGAAAAGATACCCTTCTTTGTGACCTATGCAAAAAGCGAAAAGATAATCGGCGAAGAAGGACATCGCTATGTATTCAACATGAATGAAAACACCGAGATGGCCGGGCGTGCAGCAGCAGTTGCCCTTGCCAAAAAACCCTTTGTAAAATACTGGATTTGCGGTGATGATTATGAATACGGGCATGCTATTGCAGACGCTGTATGGAAAAACCTCCAGAAAATGAACCCAAGGGTTCAAAAGATCGGCGAATCATGGTGGAAATTAGGAGAGGCCGATTTTACTCCTTACATTACACAGATTATGGGGGCCAAACCTGACTTTATCATCGTTGCAACCGGGGGCTCCAGCATGGTCAATTTCCAGAAGGCGGCAAAGGCAACCGGGTTAAGCCAGAAGATACCCTTCTATCAACATACGGCCACAGAACTTGGAACGCTTCTATCCCAGGGCAAGGATGCGCCCGAGGGCGTTTATGGAACCTCCAATTATCTTTTCTACTTTCCTGATTCACCTGCAAACAAGACTTTTGCTGAAGAATTTATGAAGGCTTACAAAAGATACCCGAAAGCAAGTGCCCTTGTGGGATATATGACTGCCCAGTTTATAGCCGAGGGTTTTAAAAAGGCAGGAAAGTTAGACAACGAGGCTTTGATAAAGGCCCTTGAAGGTTTAAAGCTTGACAGCCCAATCGGGCCCTTATCAATAAGGGCATGTGATCACCAGCTTGAGCTCCCTACATATTTTGGCGTTACAAAAAAGGACCCGAAATATGATTTTCTTGTATCCGGGAATAATCAGGTAGTATCTCCAAATGATTATATGCCTACATGTGAGGAGGTTTTGAAGCTTCGCAAGAAATAGCGGGGGTAGTGATTGGATTTTATATATGCCGTAATACCGCCACAGGTTTTGAATCAGATATTTGTCGGTTTAAGCAGGACGACGATCCTTTTCATCGTTTCCTCCGGTATGAGCCTTATCCTCGGCGTGCTCAGGATACCCAATGTTGCCCACGGATCCCTTTATATGATTGGTGCCTTTATGTCTTTTACGATCTCAAAGGCCTTTGGTGGGGGGACCACAGGGTTCTGGATGGCTCTCGTTTTAGTCCCCGTGGCGGTTGCAATATTGAGCCTTATCGTAGAAAGGGGTCTTTTCCAGTTTCTCTACGAGCGGGAGCACCTGATGCTCCTTTTGCTCACCTTCGCGTGTTCCCTTGTCTTCGGCGATCTTGTTAAACTCGTATGGGGCGCTGAGTATAAATCTGTACCGGTGCCCCATATGTTTCAGGGGTTTGTGCCGCTCTTCGGGGGCATACCCTTTCCGCTTTACAATATGTTCCTGTTGATTGTCGGTCCTGTCGTTGCGGTTGCCCTCTGGCTGATTGTGAATAAGACGAAGATAGGCAAGATTGCCCGCGCAGCCGCAGTAGACAGGGAAATGGTCGGGGCAGTGGGTATTAATGTCAGTTGGGTTTTTGCTGTTGTGTTCATGATCGGCTGTCTTTTGGCAGGCTTGGGCGGAGCCCTTGTTGCGCCGACAGTGAGTGTAACATTGGGTATGGATCATACGCTCATCATGGAGGCATTCCTCATAGTTATTATTGGCGGACTGGGCAATATCTGGGGCGCGCTCCTCGGCGCGCTTATTTTTGGTCTGTCCCAGTCCCTCGGTATCCTTGTCTGGTCACAATTCGGCATAATATTCCCATATCTTGCCGTAATTATTGTATTACTGTTCAGACCCACAGGACTTCTCAAATCAACATGGTGACAAGGAGCCGATTATGATCAAGGACATGTTGGGAGGAAAGGGACGCATTACCGGCATTGTGCTCCTTGTTTTTCTTTTTTCCCTCCCCTTAATCGCCCCCCGGTTCTATGTTTACATGACATCCATAATCCTTCTTACGGGATTGCTTGCAACAAGCCTTAATTTCGTTCTCGGTTACGGAGGGGTATTCCAATTTCACCATTGTGTCTTTTACGGGGCCGGCGCTTACGGTACAGCCCTCATGCTGACGAAAGGAGGATTTCCTCTCTGGATCAGCTTCTTTGTCGGACCCATTGTCTCAGCGTTATTAGGTCTGATCTTGGGTATTATCTGCGTAAGGCTCTCAAAGCTCTATTTCGGGATGCTCCAGATATCTCTCGGGTCTCTCGTATGGGTTATAATTTACCGGTGGTATTCTTTCACCGGAGGCGATGACGGGATACACGGGATTACCATGCCGGACATCGTTTCGTCGTATAATAACGCATATTACTTTACTCTTATTATCAGTTTAATGTGTCTTTTTGTTATGTACAAAATGATAAAATCACCCTTTGGCAGCGCTCTCCAGGGCATCAGGGATAACCCGATCAGAAGCGAGATGATCGGAATTAATGTAAGGCACCACCAGGTTATAGCATTGACCATAGCCGGCTTTTTTGCCGGGGTAGCAGGCGCGCTCTTTGTTGTTGTAGACAATACGGTATTCCCTGACATGCTCTTCTGGACTCTGTCCCTTGAAACAGTTATCATGTGTCTGGTCGGCGGCTGGTTTACCTTCCTGGGCCCCATGCTCGGCGCTGCCATCATCATTGCCCTGAGAACGTTTGTGAGTACATACACCGTATACTGGGCCCTTGTGCTCGGCATTATTATGGTGTTTGTGATATTCTTTCTCCCCACAGGGGTTCTTGGATATATTGAGGAGAAGCTGAATAAAAAAATGATAGAACCTGTGATAAAGGAATAGCCGGTGTTAGAAGTAAAGGCATTAGCGAAGACATTTGATGGATTTAAGGCAGTGAGCGCGGCAAACCTTCACGTAAAAAAGGGCGAGATTGTCGCAGTGATCGGTCCAAACGGTGCAGGCAAGACGACCCTTTTTAACCTTATTACCGGAATCCTGAAACCTGACAGCGGACAGGTTATTTTTAAAGGCGAGGACATTACAGGGCTTCCTCCTTATGAAATCTGCAGAAAGCGCATAGCGCGTTCGTTTCAGGTAGTAAATGTATTCCAGAGACTAAATGTCTTTGAAAATGTCCAGGTTGCAGTATTAGCGAGGATGAGGAAGACCCGAAACCTTTTTACTCCCTCTAAAAAACTGTTTATAAACGAAACGAAGGAGATACTGGAGAACGTGGGGCTTGTCAAAAAGAAGCACCATACAAGTGCGCTGCTTTCTCACGGCGATCGGAAGGTTCTTGAGATTGCCATTGCCCTTGGCGGAGACCCGGAGTTTCTGATTCTTGACGAACCTACCGCGGGTATGTCGCCCGAGGAGACAGCCCGTTGCATAGACCTGGTAAAACATCTATCGGAAAAACTGGGTCTGACAATCCTTTTCTGTGAACATGACATGGAGCTTGTATTTGCTATTGCCAACCGGATCATGGTGATGGTGCGGGGCGCAACCGTTATACAGGGATACTGCGAAGACGTAAGGTGCAACCAGGCGGTTCAGGATGCCTACCTTGGCAGGAGCGATATATGCTCAATGTAAATAAAATCCATACATATTACGGTTTAAGCCATATATTGTTCGATGTCAGCCTCACCGTTTCAAAGGGCGAAGTGGTAGGCCTTCTCGGGAGAAACGGTGCAGGGAAGAGCACAACCATGAGGAGTATCATGGGGCTGACGCCGCCCAAAGAAGGCAAAATTCATTTCAATAATGAGGATATTACCGGAGAGAAGCCATACCTTTTGTTCAGAAAGGGAATCGGGTATGTGCCCGATGACAGGCGGGTCTTCGCAGACCTTACAGTAGACGACAACCTCGAAATTGTTCATCGACGCACAGAAGAGTGGAATAAAAAGAGGATATATGATCTGTTTCCCGCGCTTGGCGAAATACGGTCGCGCAGGGCAGGGAACTTAAGCGGAGGGGAACAACAGATGCTGACCATCGCAAGAGCCCTTATGGGTGCTCCGGATCTCCTCCTTCTTGATGAACCCACCGAAGGCCTGGCCCCCCTGATTGTGCGCGACCTTGAAGAGCAGATATTAAAGCTCAAGGATGCAGGCATCAGCATTTTGCTCTCCGAGCAGAACATCAAATCGGCCCTTAAGATGATCTCAAGGGTTTATGTAATAGACAACGGGAGGATCCGTTTTGCGGGCACCGTTGATGAGCTTGAGGCGAACGAAGAGGTAAAAAAGAAGTATCTGATGGTGTAATAACAGGTAACAGCCAATGAATATCCCCTTATTTTTAAGGGCGGCGCGACATGTGCAGCCTGAGTTTATTCAGGCGCGGATTTAACCGCGTAAAGGATGAATGCTTATGAAAACAATTAAAATGTTTGTTTTAGTATTAATGTTTGTTTTGGGTTTATGTGCGACGCTGCTTGCAGCCGATACGCTGGAAGAGGTTAAGAAAAAAGGCGTGCTTATGGCAGGCGTCAGGGAATTTACGCCGGGGCTCGGTTCCGTTGATGAAGGTACAGGTGAGATTGTAGGCTACGATGTTGATTTTGTCAGGGCAATAGCTAATAAGCTTGGCGTGAAGCTGCATCTTCAGCCTGTTACGTCGGCAGGCCGTATACCGTATCTTAATAGAGGCGATATTGATATTATTGCTGCAACAATGTCAAAGACTGCAGAGCGGGCCGGACAGATTGATTTCAGTTATACATATTTTCTTACCTGTCAAAAATTTATTGTAAAAAAAGGAACAGTGAAAGATCTTGCCGACCTTGCCAACAAGAAAATTGGAACGGCAAAGGGTTCTACCTCGGGGCAGAATGTCAACAAAACCCTTCCCGGGGCAAAGGTCCTTAATTTTGATGATTACCCGCAGGCGCTCCTTGCGCTCCGGCAGGATAATGTCTTTGCCATAACGACGGATGAGACAATTCTGTCGAATTTACTCAATGAAATGCCGGATAAGGAACGGTTTGAAATCCCTGATATCAGGATTGCCAATGAACTGTACGGGCTTGGCATCAGAAAAGGCGACAAGAGATTCCTTGATTTTGTAAATAAGACTCTCCTTGATATGGAAAAAAGCGGCGAGGCAAAGAAAATTTTCAATAAATGGTTCGGGCCGAATTCCAAAACACCCCTGAAGAGAGGGAGCTTCAGGATTACTGCAGAAAAGTGATTCCAACTCTAAATCAAAGCGCTATCTTCGTGGGCTTCGTCATCAGTTTCCTCGACGTACTTGTAGTACGCCTGTGTCGCCTCTTCCTTGCCGCCTTGATTTCATCTTTGATTTTGAATTGGAATAAGCTCAATAACGGTCTTGCAGTACCGCAAACGTAAGCGAGAGGCATCTATTCTTTTCTATCAAAAAATTGTTTGAACCTGTCCTTAAAACCTCTGTCTGAAAGTCCGG
This DNA window, taken from Pseudomonadota bacterium, encodes the following:
- a CDS encoding DUF2034 domain-containing protein, which translates into the protein MLKGQTDINSIRNLSWRSFEDLIGEVYRRDGYSIEGNTNLGADGGIDIIAKKDGETILVQCKHWKAYKIGVKTVREMFGLLNAEKANEVHIMSSGYFTNEANDFARGKPIQMIDGKMLVQLINKAQEVKSKGSPAKDSTSKSQKRIMCPKCGSDMVLKKTSKGVNDVKELWACTKFLSCNGTREIIQRK
- a CDS encoding ABC transporter ATP-binding protein, which codes for MLNVNKIHTYYGLSHILFDVSLTVSKGEVVGLLGRNGAGKSTTMRSIMGLTPPKEGKIHFNNEDITGEKPYLLFRKGIGYVPDDRRVFADLTVDDNLEIVHRRTEEWNKKRIYDLFPALGEIRSRRAGNLSGGEQQMLTIARALMGAPDLLLLDEPTEGLAPLIVRDLEEQILKLKDAGISILLSEQNIKSALKMISRVYVIDNGRIRFAGTVDELEANEEVKKKYLMV
- a CDS encoding branched-chain amino acid ABC transporter permease — protein: MIKDMLGGKGRITGIVLLVFLFSLPLIAPRFYVYMTSIILLTGLLATSLNFVLGYGGVFQFHHCVFYGAGAYGTALMLTKGGFPLWISFFVGPIVSALLGLILGIICVRLSKLYFGMLQISLGSLVWVIIYRWYSFTGGDDGIHGITMPDIVSSYNNAYYFTLIISLMCLFVMYKMIKSPFGSALQGIRDNPIRSEMIGINVRHHQVIALTIAGFFAGVAGALFVVVDNTVFPDMLFWTLSLETVIMCLVGGWFTFLGPMLGAAIIIALRTFVSTYTVYWALVLGIIMVFVIFFLPTGVLGYIEEKLNKKMIEPVIKE
- a CDS encoding BPL-N domain-containing protein, whose protein sequence is MFRRIRIFSLVFSAILFNMSSISSADTVGLPGQNNGGSDKYALVYNGPVSAEDCPEAVAAIAKNAGLKVRFVSIPGDIPRLLDNAAVFIIGGTEDDMGPMVKAFTPKVVTSIKEYLRKGGRYLGICGGGFMASTGWKEGSEYMKGFGIIPAEAKVFQDSFEAKILPVKWLGKMRPMFFKAGPDFRLTKTQETVHVVATYGDGSVAALMSTYGKGRVAVCGPHPEARESWKDDAGNSDRWVSSTDLAVQFLKYLLSDRPLGK
- a CDS encoding ABC transporter substrate-binding protein, which produces MKTIKMFVLVLMFVLGLCATLLAADTLEEVKKKGVLMAGVREFTPGLGSVDEGTGEIVGYDVDFVRAIANKLGVKLHLQPVTSAGRIPYLNRGDIDIIAATMSKTAERAGQIDFSYTYFLTCQKFIVKKGTVKDLADLANKKIGTAKGSTSGQNVNKTLPGAKVLNFDDYPQALLALRQDNVFAITTDETILSNLLNEMPDKERFEIPDIRIANELYGLGIRKGDKRFLDFVNKTLLDMEKSGEAKKIFNKWFGPNSKTPLKRGSFRITAEK
- a CDS encoding branched-chain amino acid ABC transporter permease, with protein sequence MDFIYAVIPPQVLNQIFVGLSRTTILFIVSSGMSLILGVLRIPNVAHGSLYMIGAFMSFTISKAFGGGTTGFWMALVLVPVAVAILSLIVERGLFQFLYEREHLMLLLLTFACSLVFGDLVKLVWGAEYKSVPVPHMFQGFVPLFGGIPFPLYNMFLLIVGPVVAVALWLIVNKTKIGKIARAAAVDREMVGAVGINVSWVFAVVFMIGCLLAGLGGALVAPTVSVTLGMDHTLIMEAFLIVIIGGLGNIWGALLGALIFGLSQSLGILVWSQFGIIFPYLAVIIVLLFRPTGLLKSTW
- a CDS encoding ABC transporter substrate-binding protein — protein: MRKAFHVSICFMFVCGFLAIFSPAFSADTIKVGIVDSYTGPPTAYTMDVLDGFRLAVDKINAKGGVLGKKIEYATRDEKFKPDIGLAMAKELVMKEKVDILMGTINSGTALNVSSFAKKEKIPFFVTYAKSEKIIGEEGHRYVFNMNENTEMAGRAAAVALAKKPFVKYWICGDDYEYGHAIADAVWKNLQKMNPRVQKIGESWWKLGEADFTPYITQIMGAKPDFIIVATGGSSMVNFQKAAKATGLSQKIPFYQHTATELGTLLSQGKDAPEGVYGTSNYLFYFPDSPANKTFAEEFMKAYKRYPKASALVGYMTAQFIAEGFKKAGKLDNEALIKALEGLKLDSPIGPLSIRACDHQLELPTYFGVTKKDPKYDFLVSGNNQVVSPNDYMPTCEEVLKLRKK
- a CDS encoding ABC transporter ATP-binding protein, which produces MLEVKALAKTFDGFKAVSAANLHVKKGEIVAVIGPNGAGKTTLFNLITGILKPDSGQVIFKGEDITGLPPYEICRKRIARSFQVVNVFQRLNVFENVQVAVLARMRKTRNLFTPSKKLFINETKEILENVGLVKKKHHTSALLSHGDRKVLEIAIALGGDPEFLILDEPTAGMSPEETARCIDLVKHLSEKLGLTILFCEHDMELVFAIANRIMVMVRGATVIQGYCEDVRCNQAVQDAYLGRSDICSM